A region of Bombus huntii isolate Logan2020A chromosome 15, iyBomHunt1.1, whole genome shotgun sequence DNA encodes the following proteins:
- the LOC126873777 gene encoding RE1-silencing transcription factor-like isoform X1, which produces MELHTPKRETRLLTEALPCSPPMCDSMLYPWNWGDEARNVNLSPGSSCSSPEYREHSVVATRNGPRSRSGGSESHRRGRPRADALSNLMMQGSTSPSSIKCSYCNRVFPREKSLQAHLRTHTGERPYPCDYPGCTKAFTQSGQLKTHQRLHTGEKPFLCTEPGCEMRFTHANRHCPDHPYATLTRSDDFVLKPVSENTELPHDVTRWLERYKMSREREDRTPTGKNERKKKTWKSSSENHKRVKSRKGLMMDATGEQENLDCKQSNQRLYCGESQDSQEESQDEDPAVLQTSEDEEISTKLAITPLRRPLDRLQPKKRWLREACLEQQLAKPLNWDTKPINVPITTSFKINGNQMQWSSPVDNSSALLDNSCLNACKEIELAKSEVDSPYTSTQISWDRATENESLEPSVKEEPKYVFETSNTLSQNIWNSSQHHMNNFSNNTNQMKTNINHSISKFEPPKSPNHTYWDSNLRNETTESPINQSNVKIRDFAQKDISRQNTFMNSHISENVTRPTVLMLAGSFNNNNNNNNNNNNKDAISKVPPIESETGLKVVVLKQEDNIIKLPIPEDSQKWLGALALMELAKNQEEIGRGNNATIYLLLSAIPYNDTKICVILRILKKFAEENFLSKILDEVCKVFNWNKYNYYL; this is translated from the exons ATGGAATTGCACACGCCGAAGCGTGAGACGCGTCTATTGACAGAAGCGTTGCCGTGCAGTCCGCCAATGTGCGATAGCATGCTTTATCCGTGGAACTGGGGCGACGAGGCGAGAAACGTGAATCTTAGTCCGGGTAGCTCGTGCTCGTCGCCGGAATACAGGGAGCATAGTGTGGTGGCCACGCGAAACGGGCCTCGGTCACGTTCAGGAGGCTCGGAAAGTCATCGTCGTGGTCGACCAAGAGCCGATGCTCTTTCCAATCTTATGATGCAAGGAAGCACCTCACCGAGCAGTATAAAATGTAGTTATTGTAACCGTGTATTCCCTAGAGAAAAAAGCCTCCAAGCACATTTGCGTACTCACACAG ggGAACGTCCATATCCATGTGATTATCCTGGATGTACAAAAGCCTTTACGCAATCAGGGCAATTAAAGACCCACCAACGACTACATACAGGAGAGAAACCTTTTTTATGTACAGAACCTGGCTGTGAAATGAGATTTACGCATGCCAATAGGCATTGTCCAGATCATCCATATGCTACTCTCACACGATCTGATGATTTTGTATTAAAACCAGTATCAGAGAATACTGAATTACCTCATGATGTTACTAGATGGCTAGAACGTTACAAAATGTCCAGGGAAAGGGAGGATAGAACACCTACAGGAAAGAATGAACGTAAGAAAAAGACATGGAAGAGTAGTTCAGAAAATCACAAAAGGGTTAAGTCTAGAAAAGGTCTGATGATGGATGCAACAGGAGAGCAAGAAAATCTAGATTGCAAGCAATCTAATCAAAGATTGTATTGTGGAGAGAGTCAAGACAGTCAAGAAGAAAGTCAAGATGAAGATCCAGCAGTATTACAAACATCTGAAGATGAAGAAATATCAACAAAGTTAGCAATTACTCCCTTAAGAAGACCATTAGATAGACTGCAGCCAAAGAAAAGATGGTTACGTGAAGCTTGTTTGGAACAGCAACTAGCAAAACCTTTAAATTGGGACACTAAACCTATCAATGTACCTATAACTActtcatttaaaattaatgGTAACCAAATGCAGTGGAGCTCACCTGTTGATAATTCATCTGCCTTGTTAGATAATTCATGTTTAAATGCATGTAAGGAAATTGAACTTGCAAAGTCAGAAGTAGATTCTCCTTATACATCTACACAAATATCTTGGGATAGAGCTACTGAAAATGAATCTCTAGAACCATCCGTAAAAGAAGAACcaaaatatgtatttgaaaCATCAAATACATTATCTCAAAACATTTGGAATTCTTCACAGCATCATATGAACAATTTTTCGAATAACACGAACCAAATGAAAACCAATATTAACCACTCTATTTCTAAGTTTGAACCTCCCAAAAGTCCGAATCATACGTATTGGGACAGTAATTTAAGAAACGAAACGACTGAATCTCCAATAAATCAGTCTAACGTGAAAATTCGGGATTTTGCTCAAAAAGATATTTCCAGACAAAATACGTTTATGAACTCTCATATTAGCGAAAATGTGACGAGACCAACTGTGTTAATGTTGGCTGgaagtttcaataataataacaacaataataacaataacaataataaagaTGCAATTTCAAAAGTACCACCAATTGAATCTGAAACAGGATTAAAAGTAGTTGTTCTTAAACAGGAGGATAATATTATCAAGTTACCAATTCCAGAAGATAGCCAGAAATGGCTAGGAGCTTTAGCTTTGATGGAATTAGCTAAAAATCAAGAAGAGATAGGGAGAG GTAATAATgcaacaatttatttattattatcggccataccatataacgatacaAAAATTTGTGTGATActtagaatattaaaaaaatttgcaGAGGAAAATTTTTTGTCGAAAATATTGGATGAAGTTTGTAAAGTATTtaattggaataaatataattattatttataa
- the LOC126873777 gene encoding RE1-silencing transcription factor-like isoform X2, whose translation MELHTPKRETRLLTEALPCSPPMCDSMLYPWNWGDEARNVNLSPGSSCSSPEYREHSVVATRNGPRSRSGGSESHRRGRPRADALSNLMMQGSTSPSSIKCSYCNRVFPREKSLQAHLRTHTGERPYPCDYPGCTKAFTQSGQLKTHQRLHTGEKPFLCTEPGCEMRFTHANRHCPDHPYATLTRSDDFVLKPVSENTELPHDVTRWLERYKMSREREDRTPTGKNERKKKTWKSSSENHKRVKSRKGLMMDATGEQENLDCKQSNQRLYCGESQDSQEESQDEDPAVLQTSEDEEISTKLAITPLRRPLDRLQPKKRWLREACLEQQLAKPLNWDTKPINVPITTSFKINGNQMQWSSPVDNSSALLDNSCLNACKEIELAKSEVDSPYTSTQISWDRATENESLEPSVKEEPKYVFETSNTLSQNIWNSSQHHMNNFSNNTNQMKTNINHSISKFEPPKSPNHTYWDSNLRNETTESPINQSNVKIRDFAQKDISRQNTFMNSHISENVTRPTVLMLAGSFNNNNNNNNNNNNKDAISKVPPIESETGLKVVVLKQEDNIIKLPIPEDSQKWLGALALMELAKNQEEIGRGVIMQQFIYYYRPYHITIQKFV comes from the exons ATGGAATTGCACACGCCGAAGCGTGAGACGCGTCTATTGACAGAAGCGTTGCCGTGCAGTCCGCCAATGTGCGATAGCATGCTTTATCCGTGGAACTGGGGCGACGAGGCGAGAAACGTGAATCTTAGTCCGGGTAGCTCGTGCTCGTCGCCGGAATACAGGGAGCATAGTGTGGTGGCCACGCGAAACGGGCCTCGGTCACGTTCAGGAGGCTCGGAAAGTCATCGTCGTGGTCGACCAAGAGCCGATGCTCTTTCCAATCTTATGATGCAAGGAAGCACCTCACCGAGCAGTATAAAATGTAGTTATTGTAACCGTGTATTCCCTAGAGAAAAAAGCCTCCAAGCACATTTGCGTACTCACACAG ggGAACGTCCATATCCATGTGATTATCCTGGATGTACAAAAGCCTTTACGCAATCAGGGCAATTAAAGACCCACCAACGACTACATACAGGAGAGAAACCTTTTTTATGTACAGAACCTGGCTGTGAAATGAGATTTACGCATGCCAATAGGCATTGTCCAGATCATCCATATGCTACTCTCACACGATCTGATGATTTTGTATTAAAACCAGTATCAGAGAATACTGAATTACCTCATGATGTTACTAGATGGCTAGAACGTTACAAAATGTCCAGGGAAAGGGAGGATAGAACACCTACAGGAAAGAATGAACGTAAGAAAAAGACATGGAAGAGTAGTTCAGAAAATCACAAAAGGGTTAAGTCTAGAAAAGGTCTGATGATGGATGCAACAGGAGAGCAAGAAAATCTAGATTGCAAGCAATCTAATCAAAGATTGTATTGTGGAGAGAGTCAAGACAGTCAAGAAGAAAGTCAAGATGAAGATCCAGCAGTATTACAAACATCTGAAGATGAAGAAATATCAACAAAGTTAGCAATTACTCCCTTAAGAAGACCATTAGATAGACTGCAGCCAAAGAAAAGATGGTTACGTGAAGCTTGTTTGGAACAGCAACTAGCAAAACCTTTAAATTGGGACACTAAACCTATCAATGTACCTATAACTActtcatttaaaattaatgGTAACCAAATGCAGTGGAGCTCACCTGTTGATAATTCATCTGCCTTGTTAGATAATTCATGTTTAAATGCATGTAAGGAAATTGAACTTGCAAAGTCAGAAGTAGATTCTCCTTATACATCTACACAAATATCTTGGGATAGAGCTACTGAAAATGAATCTCTAGAACCATCCGTAAAAGAAGAACcaaaatatgtatttgaaaCATCAAATACATTATCTCAAAACATTTGGAATTCTTCACAGCATCATATGAACAATTTTTCGAATAACACGAACCAAATGAAAACCAATATTAACCACTCTATTTCTAAGTTTGAACCTCCCAAAAGTCCGAATCATACGTATTGGGACAGTAATTTAAGAAACGAAACGACTGAATCTCCAATAAATCAGTCTAACGTGAAAATTCGGGATTTTGCTCAAAAAGATATTTCCAGACAAAATACGTTTATGAACTCTCATATTAGCGAAAATGTGACGAGACCAACTGTGTTAATGTTGGCTGgaagtttcaataataataacaacaataataacaataacaataataaagaTGCAATTTCAAAAGTACCACCAATTGAATCTGAAACAGGATTAAAAGTAGTTGTTCTTAAACAGGAGGATAATATTATCAAGTTACCAATTCCAGAAGATAGCCAGAAATGGCTAGGAGCTTTAGCTTTGATGGAATTAGCTAAAAATCAAGAAGAGATAGGGAGAGGT GTAATAATgcaacaatttatttattattatcggccataccatataacgatacaAAAATTTGTGTGA